Proteins encoded by one window of Cyprinus carpio isolate SPL01 chromosome B6, ASM1834038v1, whole genome shotgun sequence:
- the kdm4aa gene encoding lysine-specific demethylase 4A isoform X1, translating to MASDSVSQSSQSAATRIMTFHPTKEEFKDFNRYIAYMESQGAHRAGMAKVVPPKDWKPRRTYDDIDDLVIPAPIQQVVTGQSGLFTQYNIQKKPMTVREFRKTANTDKFCNPRYADFDELERKYWKNLTFNPPLYGADVSGTLYDPDVTEWNIGRLNTILDTVERESGITIRGVNTPYLYFGMWKSTFAWHTEDMDLYSINYLHFGEPKSWYIVPPEHGKRLERLAKGFFPGSAQSCEAFLRHKMTLISPSILRKYGIPYEKVTQEAGQFIVTFPYGYHAGFNHGFNCEESTNFATQRWIDYGKLATLCSCRKDMVKVSMDVFVRKFQPERYKLWKAGKDIAPIDHSKPTPEAAEFLTDGKSEKETGELSDSSKAETQEKRGEAEAGEEQKANTDGGEEDKTEMLKRETDGAKEKEEAEKGGPEVEEKKPVSDEEPSSTSEQINSSTPKQNVGQKRLRPSPDDNQVKVEKEEEVEKKKAKLSQTETDDRNEQSISADPGYAQAEEAMETDTPPPQQQENQAPPCMEVELLPSNPTSSSDITMQQRDDVTPSEPNDVTSSSQSTNSIPDDEAPSSDVTSQSEHVTQSCDVQSKPDDITPNGDLTDVQQSDITAHSCSSDIPASDVIPLISVTSSISSLHGINSAHTCDVSAEPSDSTIDTIFPSPSEPGINSSHPYDVQPEPSNIAVSPKHEPGINSVHTCDVTTEPSDITISTENEPSISSAHSCDVQPEPSDSTINAEKEPRISSAHSCDAQPESTDIYINAEKEPSISSAHSCDVQPEPSDSTINAEKEPSITSAHTCDVQPELSNIIDPKHEPSVNSAHSCDVTTEPSDITISIENEPSISSAHSCDVQPESTDISINAEKEPSISSAHSCDVQPEPSDSTINAEKEPSISSAHSCDVQPELSNIIDPKHEPSVNSAHTCDVTTEPSDITSSPKPEPGISSAHTCDVSTDPSGITVNPEHEPSTNSAHICDVQPELGNITVSPEHKPSINSTLTYDVITEPSNISVGPKHTPSVNSVHTCDVITEPSSSSISLKFGESRCSSASAGGSQVCPPAVQHIFQRTLSPAEVLHVHSYAKGDYSDLEPRIRHERDRDSDSDSDSQEDSKKEDEHPVEAQHRLPRLPRHHPLLKDSISDEELQDQAVSEEDGLDGEAWARPLTQLWQNRPYNPEREREYNREMGLRPPYCAVCALFQAHQQSEGGESEPAVVLPRGQMRTKPLIPERCFTTTTEDSADVQPSTPHLEEDGTSLLISCSLCSVRVHTSCYGVAPARVSKDWKCARCKANALTESCCLCSLRGGALHRANNGKWVHVLCAVAVLEARFMNIAERSPVDLSGIPLQRFKLKCYYCKRRMKKTLGCCVQCSHGRCPTSYHPTCAQAAGVIMHPDDWPFVVYVTCCRHKGPVQSERNKAAMRELSVGQKVICKNKNGRYYQCEVIQLTKETFYEVNFDDGSFSDNLFPEDIVNRDCAQLGPPPQGEVVQVRWTDGLVYGAKFVAAHVIQMYQVEFEDGSQLSAKRDDVYTLDEELPKRVKSRLSKASDMRFDGMFGEKKVQESKRQRVINSRYRGDYIEPVIYRAIME from the exons ATGGCTTCGGACTCGGTCTCTCAAAGCTCCCAGAGTGCTGCCACCAGGATCATGACCTTTCATCCCACAAAAGAGGAGTTCAAAGACTTCAACAGATACATTGCGTATATGGAGTCGCAGGGGGCTCACAGAGCCGGCATGGCTAAG GTGGTGCCACCAAAGGACTGGAAGCCCCGGCGCACATACGATGACATCGATGACCTGGTGATTCCTGCACCGATTCAACAGGTGGTCACTGGCCAATCAGGTCTCTTCACTCAGTACAACATCCAGAAGAAGCCGATGACCGTCCGCGAGTTTCGCAAAACTGCCAACACAGACAA GTTCTGTAATCCCAGATATGCTGATTTTGATGAACTAGAGAGGAAATATTGGAAGAATTTAACATTCAATCCACCTCTATATGGGGCGGATGTCAGCGGAACCCTCTACGATCCA GACGTGACGGAGTGGAATATTGGCCGTCTGAACACTATTTTGGACacggtggagagagagagtggaatCACAATCAGAGGAGTCAACACTCCATATCTTTATTTCGGGATGTGGAAGAGCACGTTCGCCTGGCACACAGAGGACATGGATCTCTACAGCATCAACTACCTTCACTTTGGAGAACCCAAGTCCTG GTACATTGTGCCTCCAGAACATGGGAAGCGATTAGAGCGTCTTGCTAAAG GGTTTTTTCCTGGAAGTGCCCAAAGTTGTGAAGCCTTCCTGCGAcacaaaatgactttaatttcaCCATCAATTCTGAGGAAGTATGGGATACCCTATGAGAAG GTCACACAGGAAGCAGGCCAGTTCATTGTGACCTTCCCGTATGGATATCATGCAGGGTTTAACCATGGCTTCAACTGTGAAGAATCCACCAACTTTGCTACACAGCGCTGGATTGATTATGGAAAGCTGGCGACATTA TGTTCCTGCCGGAAGGACATGGTGAAGGTATCCATGGATGTGTTTGTTCGCAAGTTCCAGCCAGAACGCTATAAACTTTGGAAAGCAGGAAAGGACATTGCGCCCATCGACCACTCAAAGCCCACGCCAGAGGCAGCAGAGTTCCTGACAGATGGAAAGAGCGAGAAAGAGACAGGAGAGCTCAGCGATAGCAGCAAAGCAGAAACAcaggagaagagaggagaagcAGAGGCTGGAGAGGAGCAGAAAGCAAACACGGATGGTGGAGAGGAGGACAAGACTGAAATGTTGAAAAGGGAAACAGATGGTGCAAAGGAGAAAGAAGAAGCAGAGAAAGGAGGTCCGGAGGTAGAGGAGAAGAAGCCTGTTAGTGATGAAGAACCGAGCAGCACCTCAGAGCAGATCAACAG TAGCACTCCAAAGCAGAATGTGGGGCAGAAACGTCTCAGACCCAGCCCTGACGACAATCAAGTAAAGGTAGAAAAAGAGGAGGAAGTTGAGAAGAAGAAAGCCAAACTCAGCCAGACTGAGACAGATGACAGGAATGAACAATCCATCTCCGCTGACCCAG GTTATGCGCAAGCTGAGGAGGCGATGGAGACAGACACGCCCCCTCCACAACAGCAAGAGAATCAAGCCCCTCCCTGCATGGAGGTGGAGCTCTTGCCATCAAACCCCACCTCCAGCAGTGACATCACAATGCAGCAAAGAGATGATGTCACTCCCTCTGAACCCAACGACGTCACCTCATCCTCACAATCCACAAACAGCATCCCTGATGATGAGGCTCCGAGCAGTGATGTCACCTCTCAGTCAGAACACGTCACTCAAAGCTGTGATGTCCAAAGCAAGCCCGATGACATCACTCCAAATGGTGACCTCACTGATGTGCAGCAGAGTGACATCACGGCCCATTCGTGTTCCAGTGACATCCCTGCCAGTGACGTCATACCTCTCATATCTGTAACCAGCAGTATCTCCTCTCTACATGGCATTAACTCCGCCCACACCTGTGATGTCTCTGCTGAACCCAGCGACAGCACTATAGATACCATCTTCCCTAGTCCAAGTGAGCCTGGCATTAACTCCTCCCATCCCTATGATGTCCAACCAGAACCCAGCAACATCGCGGTCAGCCCTAAACACGAACCTGGCATTAATTCCGTCCACACCTGTGATGTCACCACAGAACCCAGTGACATCACCATCAGCACTGAAAATGAACCCagcattagctccgcccacagctgTGATGTACAACCAGAACCCAGCGACAGCACCATCAACGCTGAAAAAGAACCCAgaattagctccgcccacagctgTGATGCCCAACCAGAATCCACCGACATCTACATCAACGCTGAAAAAGAACCCagcattagctccgcccacagctgTGATGTCCAACCAGAACCCAGCGAcagcaccatcaatgctgaaaaagaACCCAGCATTACCTCCGCCCACACCTGTGATGTCCAACCAGAACTGAGCAACATCATCGACCCTAAACACGAACCCAGTGTTAACTCCGCCCACAGCTGTGATGTCACCACAGAACCCAGTGACATCACCATCAGCATTGAAAATGAACCCagcattagctccgcccacagctgTGATGTACAACCAGAATCCACCGACATCTCCATCAACGCTGAAAAAGAACCCagcattagctccgcccacagctgTGATGTCCAACCAGAACCCAGCGAcagcaccatcaatgctgaaaaagaACCCagcattagctccgcccacagctgTGATGTACAACCAGAACTGAGCAACATCATCGACCCTAAACACGAACCCAGTGTTAACTCCGCCCACACCTGTGATGTCACCACAGAACCCAGCGACATCACCAGCAGCCCTAAACCTGAACCCggcattagctccgcccacaccTGTGATGTCAGCACAGATCCCAGCGGCATCACTGTCAACCCTGAACACGAACCCAGCACTAACTCCGCCCACATCTGTGATGTTCAACCAGAACTCGGCAACATCACCGTCAGCCCTGAACACAAACCCAGCATTAACTCCACCCTCACATATGATGTCATCACTGAACCCAGCAACATCAGCGTCGGCCCTAAACACACACCTAGCGTTAACTCCGTCCACACGTGTGATGTCATCACCGAACCCAGCAGCAGCTCCATCAGCCTTAAGTTCGGCGAGTCGCGGTGCAGCTCTGCGTCAGCGGGCGGCAGTCAGGTGTGTCCACCTGCGGTCCAGCACATCTTCCAGAGAACGCTGAGCCCCGCGGAGGTGCTGCACGTCCACAGCTACGCTAAAGGAGATTACAGCGATCTCGAGCCGCGCATTCGGCATGAGAGAGACCGAGACAGCGACTCTGATAGCGACTCTCAAGAGGACAGCAAG AAAGAAGATGAACACCCAGTGGAAGCTCAGCACAGACTTCCCAGACTCCCCAGGCACCATCCTTTGCTGAAGGACAGCATCAGTGATGAAG agCTGCAGGATCAGGCTGTGTCAGAGGAGGACGGGCTGGACGGGGAGGCCTGGGCGCGACCTTTGACCCAGCTGTGGCAGAACAGACCGTATAatccagaaagagagagagagtacaacaGAGAGATGGGTCTGCGGCCTCCGTACTGCGCTGTGTGCGCGCTCTTCCAGGCACATCAGCAG TCTGAAGGGGGCGAGAGCGAGCCGGCAGTGGTGCTGCCCAGGGGTCAGATGAGGACCAAGCCTCTGATTCCAGAGAGATGTTTCACCACCACCACCGAGGACAGTGCAGACGTCCAGCCGTCCACACCTCACCTGGAGGAGGACGGCACCAGTCTGCTCATCAGCTGCTCCCTGTGCAGTGTCCGTGTGCACACTA GTTGCTACGGTGTGGCTCCAGCGAGAGTCTCCAAAGACTGGAAATGTGCCCGCTGTAAAGCCAACGCCCTCACCGAG AGTTGCTGTCTGTGTTCGTTGAGAGGTGGAGCATTGCACAGAGCCAATAATGGCAA ATGGGTTCACGTCCTGTGTGCGGTGGCAGTGCTGGAAGCTCGCTTCATGAACATCGCTGAGCGATCGCCCGTGGATCTCAGCGGCATTCCCTTACAGAGATTCAAGCTG AAATGCTACTACTGCAAACGGCGGATGAAGAAAACGTTGGGCTGTTGTGTGCAGTGTTCTCACGGTCGCTGCCCCACCTCATATCACCCGACCTGCGCACAGGCCGCTGGCGTCATCATGCACCCGGACGACTGGCCGTTTGTCGTCTACGTCACTTGCTGCCGCCACAAAGGGCCGGTGCAGTCGGAG CGTAATAAAGCAGCCATGAGAGAGCTGAGCGTGGGTCAGAAGGTCATCTGCAAGAACAAGAATGGACGCTACTACCAGTGTGAAGTCATACAGCTGACAAAAGAGACGTTTTATGAGGTCAACTTTGACGATGGCTCCTTCAGTGATAATCTTTTCCCAGAGGACATTGTG AACCGAGACTGTGCTCAGCTGGGTCCTCCACCGCAGGGGGAAGTGGTTCAGGTCAGATGGACGGACGGTCTTGTCTATGGAGCCAAATTCGTGGCAGCTCATGTCATTCAGATGTACCAG GTGGAGTTTGAGGACGGATCGCAGCTGTCTGCTAAGAGAGATGACGTCTACACCCTAGACGAAGAGCTGCCCAAGAGAGTCAAATCTCGTCTG TCGAAGGCATCGGACATGCGTTTCGATGGCATGTTTGGAGAGAAGAAGGTCCAGGAGAGCAAGAGACAGAGAGTGATCAACTCCAGGTACAGAGGCGACTACATCGAACCCGTCATCTACCGAGCCATCATGGAGTAG
- the kdm4aa gene encoding lysine-specific demethylase 4A isoform X2, translated as MASDSVSQSSQSAATRIMTFHPTKEEFKDFNRYIAYMESQGAHRAGMAKVVPPKDWKPRRTYDDIDDLVIPAPIQQVVTGQSGLFTQYNIQKKPMTVREFRKTANTDKFCNPRYADFDELERKYWKNLTFNPPLYGADVSGTLYDPDVTEWNIGRLNTILDTVERESGITIRGVNTPYLYFGMWKSTFAWHTEDMDLYSINYLHFGEPKSWYIVPPEHGKRLERLAKGFFPGSAQSCEAFLRHKMTLISPSILRKYGIPYEKVTQEAGQFIVTFPYGYHAGFNHGFNCEESTNFATQRWIDYGKLATLCSCRKDMVKVSMDVFVRKFQPERYKLWKAGKDIAPIDHSKPTPEAAEFLTDGKSEKETGELSDSSKAETQEKRGEAEAGEEQKANTDGGEEDKTEMLKRETDGAKEKEEAEKGGPEVEEKKPVSDEEPSSTSEQINSTPKQNVGQKRLRPSPDDNQVKVEKEEEVEKKKAKLSQTETDDRNEQSISADPGYAQAEEAMETDTPPPQQQENQAPPCMEVELLPSNPTSSSDITMQQRDDVTPSEPNDVTSSSQSTNSIPDDEAPSSDVTSQSEHVTQSCDVQSKPDDITPNGDLTDVQQSDITAHSCSSDIPASDVIPLISVTSSISSLHGINSAHTCDVSAEPSDSTIDTIFPSPSEPGINSSHPYDVQPEPSNIAVSPKHEPGINSVHTCDVTTEPSDITISTENEPSISSAHSCDVQPEPSDSTINAEKEPRISSAHSCDAQPESTDIYINAEKEPSISSAHSCDVQPEPSDSTINAEKEPSITSAHTCDVQPELSNIIDPKHEPSVNSAHSCDVTTEPSDITISIENEPSISSAHSCDVQPESTDISINAEKEPSISSAHSCDVQPEPSDSTINAEKEPSISSAHSCDVQPELSNIIDPKHEPSVNSAHTCDVTTEPSDITSSPKPEPGISSAHTCDVSTDPSGITVNPEHEPSTNSAHICDVQPELGNITVSPEHKPSINSTLTYDVITEPSNISVGPKHTPSVNSVHTCDVITEPSSSSISLKFGESRCSSASAGGSQVCPPAVQHIFQRTLSPAEVLHVHSYAKGDYSDLEPRIRHERDRDSDSDSDSQEDSKKEDEHPVEAQHRLPRLPRHHPLLKDSISDEELQDQAVSEEDGLDGEAWARPLTQLWQNRPYNPEREREYNREMGLRPPYCAVCALFQAHQQSEGGESEPAVVLPRGQMRTKPLIPERCFTTTTEDSADVQPSTPHLEEDGTSLLISCSLCSVRVHTSCYGVAPARVSKDWKCARCKANALTESCCLCSLRGGALHRANNGKWVHVLCAVAVLEARFMNIAERSPVDLSGIPLQRFKLKCYYCKRRMKKTLGCCVQCSHGRCPTSYHPTCAQAAGVIMHPDDWPFVVYVTCCRHKGPVQSERNKAAMRELSVGQKVICKNKNGRYYQCEVIQLTKETFYEVNFDDGSFSDNLFPEDIVNRDCAQLGPPPQGEVVQVRWTDGLVYGAKFVAAHVIQMYQVEFEDGSQLSAKRDDVYTLDEELPKRVKSRLSKASDMRFDGMFGEKKVQESKRQRVINSRYRGDYIEPVIYRAIME; from the exons ATGGCTTCGGACTCGGTCTCTCAAAGCTCCCAGAGTGCTGCCACCAGGATCATGACCTTTCATCCCACAAAAGAGGAGTTCAAAGACTTCAACAGATACATTGCGTATATGGAGTCGCAGGGGGCTCACAGAGCCGGCATGGCTAAG GTGGTGCCACCAAAGGACTGGAAGCCCCGGCGCACATACGATGACATCGATGACCTGGTGATTCCTGCACCGATTCAACAGGTGGTCACTGGCCAATCAGGTCTCTTCACTCAGTACAACATCCAGAAGAAGCCGATGACCGTCCGCGAGTTTCGCAAAACTGCCAACACAGACAA GTTCTGTAATCCCAGATATGCTGATTTTGATGAACTAGAGAGGAAATATTGGAAGAATTTAACATTCAATCCACCTCTATATGGGGCGGATGTCAGCGGAACCCTCTACGATCCA GACGTGACGGAGTGGAATATTGGCCGTCTGAACACTATTTTGGACacggtggagagagagagtggaatCACAATCAGAGGAGTCAACACTCCATATCTTTATTTCGGGATGTGGAAGAGCACGTTCGCCTGGCACACAGAGGACATGGATCTCTACAGCATCAACTACCTTCACTTTGGAGAACCCAAGTCCTG GTACATTGTGCCTCCAGAACATGGGAAGCGATTAGAGCGTCTTGCTAAAG GGTTTTTTCCTGGAAGTGCCCAAAGTTGTGAAGCCTTCCTGCGAcacaaaatgactttaatttcaCCATCAATTCTGAGGAAGTATGGGATACCCTATGAGAAG GTCACACAGGAAGCAGGCCAGTTCATTGTGACCTTCCCGTATGGATATCATGCAGGGTTTAACCATGGCTTCAACTGTGAAGAATCCACCAACTTTGCTACACAGCGCTGGATTGATTATGGAAAGCTGGCGACATTA TGTTCCTGCCGGAAGGACATGGTGAAGGTATCCATGGATGTGTTTGTTCGCAAGTTCCAGCCAGAACGCTATAAACTTTGGAAAGCAGGAAAGGACATTGCGCCCATCGACCACTCAAAGCCCACGCCAGAGGCAGCAGAGTTCCTGACAGATGGAAAGAGCGAGAAAGAGACAGGAGAGCTCAGCGATAGCAGCAAAGCAGAAACAcaggagaagagaggagaagcAGAGGCTGGAGAGGAGCAGAAAGCAAACACGGATGGTGGAGAGGAGGACAAGACTGAAATGTTGAAAAGGGAAACAGATGGTGCAAAGGAGAAAGAAGAAGCAGAGAAAGGAGGTCCGGAGGTAGAGGAGAAGAAGCCTGTTAGTGATGAAGAACCGAGCAGCACCTCAGAGCAGATCAACAG CACTCCAAAGCAGAATGTGGGGCAGAAACGTCTCAGACCCAGCCCTGACGACAATCAAGTAAAGGTAGAAAAAGAGGAGGAAGTTGAGAAGAAGAAAGCCAAACTCAGCCAGACTGAGACAGATGACAGGAATGAACAATCCATCTCCGCTGACCCAG GTTATGCGCAAGCTGAGGAGGCGATGGAGACAGACACGCCCCCTCCACAACAGCAAGAGAATCAAGCCCCTCCCTGCATGGAGGTGGAGCTCTTGCCATCAAACCCCACCTCCAGCAGTGACATCACAATGCAGCAAAGAGATGATGTCACTCCCTCTGAACCCAACGACGTCACCTCATCCTCACAATCCACAAACAGCATCCCTGATGATGAGGCTCCGAGCAGTGATGTCACCTCTCAGTCAGAACACGTCACTCAAAGCTGTGATGTCCAAAGCAAGCCCGATGACATCACTCCAAATGGTGACCTCACTGATGTGCAGCAGAGTGACATCACGGCCCATTCGTGTTCCAGTGACATCCCTGCCAGTGACGTCATACCTCTCATATCTGTAACCAGCAGTATCTCCTCTCTACATGGCATTAACTCCGCCCACACCTGTGATGTCTCTGCTGAACCCAGCGACAGCACTATAGATACCATCTTCCCTAGTCCAAGTGAGCCTGGCATTAACTCCTCCCATCCCTATGATGTCCAACCAGAACCCAGCAACATCGCGGTCAGCCCTAAACACGAACCTGGCATTAATTCCGTCCACACCTGTGATGTCACCACAGAACCCAGTGACATCACCATCAGCACTGAAAATGAACCCagcattagctccgcccacagctgTGATGTACAACCAGAACCCAGCGACAGCACCATCAACGCTGAAAAAGAACCCAgaattagctccgcccacagctgTGATGCCCAACCAGAATCCACCGACATCTACATCAACGCTGAAAAAGAACCCagcattagctccgcccacagctgTGATGTCCAACCAGAACCCAGCGAcagcaccatcaatgctgaaaaagaACCCAGCATTACCTCCGCCCACACCTGTGATGTCCAACCAGAACTGAGCAACATCATCGACCCTAAACACGAACCCAGTGTTAACTCCGCCCACAGCTGTGATGTCACCACAGAACCCAGTGACATCACCATCAGCATTGAAAATGAACCCagcattagctccgcccacagctgTGATGTACAACCAGAATCCACCGACATCTCCATCAACGCTGAAAAAGAACCCagcattagctccgcccacagctgTGATGTCCAACCAGAACCCAGCGAcagcaccatcaatgctgaaaaagaACCCagcattagctccgcccacagctgTGATGTACAACCAGAACTGAGCAACATCATCGACCCTAAACACGAACCCAGTGTTAACTCCGCCCACACCTGTGATGTCACCACAGAACCCAGCGACATCACCAGCAGCCCTAAACCTGAACCCggcattagctccgcccacaccTGTGATGTCAGCACAGATCCCAGCGGCATCACTGTCAACCCTGAACACGAACCCAGCACTAACTCCGCCCACATCTGTGATGTTCAACCAGAACTCGGCAACATCACCGTCAGCCCTGAACACAAACCCAGCATTAACTCCACCCTCACATATGATGTCATCACTGAACCCAGCAACATCAGCGTCGGCCCTAAACACACACCTAGCGTTAACTCCGTCCACACGTGTGATGTCATCACCGAACCCAGCAGCAGCTCCATCAGCCTTAAGTTCGGCGAGTCGCGGTGCAGCTCTGCGTCAGCGGGCGGCAGTCAGGTGTGTCCACCTGCGGTCCAGCACATCTTCCAGAGAACGCTGAGCCCCGCGGAGGTGCTGCACGTCCACAGCTACGCTAAAGGAGATTACAGCGATCTCGAGCCGCGCATTCGGCATGAGAGAGACCGAGACAGCGACTCTGATAGCGACTCTCAAGAGGACAGCAAG AAAGAAGATGAACACCCAGTGGAAGCTCAGCACAGACTTCCCAGACTCCCCAGGCACCATCCTTTGCTGAAGGACAGCATCAGTGATGAAG agCTGCAGGATCAGGCTGTGTCAGAGGAGGACGGGCTGGACGGGGAGGCCTGGGCGCGACCTTTGACCCAGCTGTGGCAGAACAGACCGTATAatccagaaagagagagagagtacaacaGAGAGATGGGTCTGCGGCCTCCGTACTGCGCTGTGTGCGCGCTCTTCCAGGCACATCAGCAG TCTGAAGGGGGCGAGAGCGAGCCGGCAGTGGTGCTGCCCAGGGGTCAGATGAGGACCAAGCCTCTGATTCCAGAGAGATGTTTCACCACCACCACCGAGGACAGTGCAGACGTCCAGCCGTCCACACCTCACCTGGAGGAGGACGGCACCAGTCTGCTCATCAGCTGCTCCCTGTGCAGTGTCCGTGTGCACACTA GTTGCTACGGTGTGGCTCCAGCGAGAGTCTCCAAAGACTGGAAATGTGCCCGCTGTAAAGCCAACGCCCTCACCGAG AGTTGCTGTCTGTGTTCGTTGAGAGGTGGAGCATTGCACAGAGCCAATAATGGCAA ATGGGTTCACGTCCTGTGTGCGGTGGCAGTGCTGGAAGCTCGCTTCATGAACATCGCTGAGCGATCGCCCGTGGATCTCAGCGGCATTCCCTTACAGAGATTCAAGCTG AAATGCTACTACTGCAAACGGCGGATGAAGAAAACGTTGGGCTGTTGTGTGCAGTGTTCTCACGGTCGCTGCCCCACCTCATATCACCCGACCTGCGCACAGGCCGCTGGCGTCATCATGCACCCGGACGACTGGCCGTTTGTCGTCTACGTCACTTGCTGCCGCCACAAAGGGCCGGTGCAGTCGGAG CGTAATAAAGCAGCCATGAGAGAGCTGAGCGTGGGTCAGAAGGTCATCTGCAAGAACAAGAATGGACGCTACTACCAGTGTGAAGTCATACAGCTGACAAAAGAGACGTTTTATGAGGTCAACTTTGACGATGGCTCCTTCAGTGATAATCTTTTCCCAGAGGACATTGTG AACCGAGACTGTGCTCAGCTGGGTCCTCCACCGCAGGGGGAAGTGGTTCAGGTCAGATGGACGGACGGTCTTGTCTATGGAGCCAAATTCGTGGCAGCTCATGTCATTCAGATGTACCAG GTGGAGTTTGAGGACGGATCGCAGCTGTCTGCTAAGAGAGATGACGTCTACACCCTAGACGAAGAGCTGCCCAAGAGAGTCAAATCTCGTCTG TCGAAGGCATCGGACATGCGTTTCGATGGCATGTTTGGAGAGAAGAAGGTCCAGGAGAGCAAGAGACAGAGAGTGATCAACTCCAGGTACAGAGGCGACTACATCGAACCCGTCATCTACCGAGCCATCATGGAGTAG